ACACACAACTGCCCGGAAAGTATCCGCATCTCATTCATCAAGCATTGCATGATCCGGGCGTCATTTTTGGCGCCTTTTCCCTGGGCATTCACCGATCCACACCTGTCTTAGATTTTATTGCATTCATGGCCAACTTGCGATCGCGGCTTTTAAAGCTGCCATATGGAGACCAAGCCCTCTTTGTGCGACGAGACTCCTACTTCCAAGTGGGCGGATTTCAAGATTGGTCCATCATGGAAGACGTGGACCTCGTTCGTCGGTTGAACCGCGTTGGAGGCTTCAGGCTGGCCCATAGCTCAGTACAGACATCGGCCCGACGCTGGGAAAGGGAAAACTTGATTTTCACAACGTTGAGGAATTGGTCCCTAATGATTCGATACTACATGAGAGTCCCTCCACTGGCCTTGGCCCGCCATTATCCCGACACCCGATAGGAACGGCCTGAATATATTCTATTTATCCATCCCCAATGAATTAAGCTAAGCGTGGCTAATCGCCTGTCAAGGAAGTTGAGCGGTTGCCGGTTAGATGAGAGCTGTTGGCCGGGATCTTTTTGCCGAGACAAAACCTCATCCATGTCAAACCAACTCGGCGCCTTGACTTATCAAAGCGCAGTATTGGGTTTCCAAAGTAAGTCCTCAACTAAAATGTCTATTTTTCTATCTGCAGAAAAGGGGATTTGTATGTCAAACCGGTTGCCCATTTTTCTAATGTATATAGGTATCATTGTAGTGATTGCTCTCTGTACTGCTGATAAGCAAACAGAAACGTTGGCGGAACAGATTCTTGAACCTCCCGCTGAGAAGGAGTCAAACACGCTTGACAAGATAGTGAAAAGCGATGAAGACTGGAGGAGGATACTGACACCTGAGCAATACAGAATTACTCGCAGAAAAGGAACTGAACGATCCTTCACAGGAAAATACCACAACTTTAAAGGGAAAGGAATATATCAGTATGTATGTTGTGGCTTGGACCTCTTTAGTTCAGAAGCAAAGTTTGATTCCGGGACAGGTTGGCCCAGCTTTTAGGCGCCGATATCAGAGGGTCACATAAAAACGGCGGCAGATAATAGCCTTTTTGTGAAAAGGACTGAGGTATTGTGTAAGAGATGTGACGCCCATCTCGGACATGTGTTCAGTGACGGCCCTCCACCAACGGGAGTTCGTTACTGTATTAATTCAGTTGCACTACGAAAGAATCACCTTGACGTTTCAGACAAAGCTTCCTGGTGCAAAAGTTTGCCTGCAACCGGTGACCATGGATTGTCATTACAGTTCCGTTAAAAAAGCCTTATTTTTGGACGCTTACGAAAAGGTCATGTCGGATTGTCTGCTGGGGGACCATATGTTGTTCGTCCGGCAGGACGGAGTGGAGCAGTGCTGGGCTTTTCTCTCGCCGATTCTGGATGCCTGTGAAAGATGTAAAGATCGTGAACAAAAGCTCCGTTTTTACAATGCAGGGACATGGGGGCCCCAGGAGGCTGATGACCGGTTAACAGGTGACAGCCGTGCATGGCGGGATGTTTAATTTTCATCCATAAGAGGGGTACAGCGGATGTCAAAGTACGATTATGACATGATCATTATTGGGGGAGGTGCGGCAGGCTTAACCGTAGCGGCCGGAGCGGCTCAGCTTGGGGCAAAGACAGCCTTGATCGAAAAAGATAAACTAGGAGGAGACTGTCTGTACTACGGCTGTGTCCCCAGTAAAACCCTGATAAAGACGGCAAAGGTCTACCACTATGCAAGAAACTTGAAGGCCTTTGGCTTGCCGGAGGTAGATGTCCCCCCCTGCGACCTGAAATCGGTCATGAATCATGTTAGAGAGGTGATTGATAAGGCAGCGATACACGATTCTGTGGAGCGATTTGAAAGCTTGGGTGTAGACGTGATTTTTGGGAGTGCGGAGTTTGTGTCCGAACACGAGGTGAAGGTAAACGCAAAAACGTTGTCCGGCAGCCGCTTCACGATTGCTACGGGAAGCAGCCCCATGGTTTTTCCTATTGAAGGATTGCAACAGATAGGTTTTATTACTAATGTTGAGACCTTCTCCCTGGAAGAGCTACCCCCCCTACTCGTGGTCCTTGGCGCAGGTCCCATTGGTGCGGAACTGGCCCACGCCTTTGCCAGACTTGGGAGTACAGTTACTCTCATTGATTTAGTCGAATACCCCTTGAGTGTTGAAGACTACGATATGGCCGAAGTCGTTATCAAACAGATGGTTAACGATGGTATATCCCTTCGGATGAGTTCAAAGGTAAAAAAGGTTCATCAAGAAGGGAACCACAAAGTAATGGTTATTGAGAACAGAGAAGGACAAGAAGAAGCCATTCAATGTGATGAGATACTGGTGGCCACAGGAAGAAGAGTTAATGTTGAAGGCTTAAATTTGGAAGCTGCAGGCGTCAGCTATACGAACAAGGGGATCGAGACAGATCTCCACATGAAGACAAGCCGGAAGCATATCTATGCCGCTGGAGACGTAAACGGCAAATTCCCCTTTACCCATATGGCCGGGGCCGAGGGGGCGGCTATCGTGAGAAATGCCATCATGCACATCCCAGGCAAGATTGACTACAACATGACCCCATGGGTTATTTTTACGGACCCGGAAATTGCCTCCGTTGGCTACAATGAACAACGGGCCAAGAACGACGACATTGCCTACGATATCCACGTGGAAGCCTTTGAGGAGGTGGACCGTGCGTTGGCAGAAAGCGAATATCAGGGAAAGATCAAGATCCTCACCGAAGCAGGATCTGATAAAATTATTGGTGTTCAGATCGTGGGGTTGCATGCCGGGGAACTCATCGGTTCGTCGGT
This is a stretch of genomic DNA from Deltaproteobacteria bacterium. It encodes these proteins:
- a CDS encoding FAD-dependent oxidoreductase — translated: MSKYDYDMIIIGGGAAGLTVAAGAAQLGAKTALIEKDKLGGDCLYYGCVPSKTLIKTAKVYHYARNLKAFGLPEVDVPPCDLKSVMNHVREVIDKAAIHDSVERFESLGVDVIFGSAEFVSEHEVKVNAKTLSGSRFTIATGSSPMVFPIEGLQQIGFITNVETFSLEELPPLLVVLGAGPIGAELAHAFARLGSTVTLIDLVEYPLSVEDYDMAEVVIKQMVNDGISLRMSSKVKKVHQEGNHKVMVIENREGQEEAIQCDEILVATGRRVNVEGLNLEAAGVSYTNKGIETDLHMKTSRKHIYAAGDVNGKFPFTHMAGAEGAAIVRNAIMHIPGKIDYNMTPWVIFTDPEIASVGYNEQRAKNDDIAYDIHVEAFEEVDRALAESEYQGKIKILTEAGSDKIIGVQIVGLHAGELIGSSVIALNKGMKLSDLATQIFAYPTLSEIHKKSAGKYYARKIFSPRVKSILKFLFGFLG
- a CDS encoding TIGR04283 family arsenosugar biosynthesis glycosyltransferase, whose translation is MKLSIIIPALNEAQILGNTLESLKGPPAEIIVVDGGSRDGTVEVARQYTSHVLVARAGRGFQQDTGARQSHGSVLVFLHADTQLPGKYPHLIHQALHDPGVIFGAFSLGIHRSTPVLDFIAFMANLRSRLLKLPYGDQALFVRRDSYFQVGGFQDWSIMEDVDLVRRLNRVGGFRLAHSSVQTSARRWERENLIFTTLRNWSLMIRYYMRVPPLALARHYPDTR